Genomic window (Marinilabiliales bacterium):
GTTCCAGGTTCCCGTGTAGAGTCAGGCACTCTTTAGAATAGTTATTAATTAACTCCTCCTCTGCTATTTTAAGTCTGAGATCAGATAGCCGGTTCTCTTTGTCACTTATGTTTTGTGCAAGTGAAGCCAGCTTTTCTTTAACCTTCTCTGCATTGCGCCTTGTCACCTCGCCTGCTGAGGGATCTTTTGACCGTTTGATCTGCTTGTTCAGCAGGTTCAGCTTTGCTTCTGCGGCTTCGGTTTCTTTTCTCTGGTTAGTAATTCTGGTTTGCAGCTCTCCGATCTCTTTTTCTTTATCAGCAAACTGCTTTATGACCTCTTCAGCCCCGGCCAGGGCTGCTATTACCAGCTCTTTTTCGGCATCCTCTATTTGCATGAAAACATCGGTGATCTCATTACCTGACAGCTGAACAGTGCTTGATTGGTCGGATGTCCATGTCCTTTCAAGTATGAAAGAGCCTTTCATTTTTATTAAATCTAGCACACCGGGGGGCAATGATCCGGTTCCTTCAAAATCAAAATTATCATCATCGGGCATGAACCGGCATGAGACAATCGGCATGCTCAGGTCGCTGCGAAGGACATCCTCGGATATGGTGCCTTTTTGAAAGCAGTGAAGAGCTTCAAGCACAGATGTTTTGCCCGATTCATTCTGTCCGATAAGAGCTGTAATATTGTCGGGTGACAGGTTGTTCCAACCTGAATCGACAATGCTTCTGAAATGCCTGATCCTGAATTGTGTAAGGCGCATATTGTAGAAATATCAGGTTATAGAAAAGCCTAAAACAAGTATGTCGTCAATCTGTTCAGTACCTCCCATCCAGTCAGCTATTGTTTCGGTGAGAATATTGAGTTGCTGTTTCATCTCCCTTTGATGGATATCCAGAAGAAGATTCTTGAAGGGTCCGTACTTGAATTTTTTTCCCTTGGGCCCGCCGAACTGGTCGGGAAACCCGTCAGTGAACATGTAGATCCGGTCGTTCCTGCTTATATTTATTATGTTGTTTGAAAAAGGTTCCTCGTCAACTGCATTGACGCCGACCGGCATCTTGTCAGGCTTGATCTCAATAAGTTCATTGTCCCTGATCAGGTAAAGCGGGTTATTCGCCCCTGAAAACTGAAGCTCCTGCTTCTCACAGTCTATTATACACATTGAGAGGTCCATGCCATCCTTAGTCTCACTCAGGTCGCCGGTCTGGTTAAGCGCTTCCATTATTTTTTCCCTGAGCTTGTTCAGTATCCTGTTAGGCTTGCTGGTGCAGTCGGTTTTGACAACCTCGTTCAGAAAAGATATCCCGAGTATACTCATCAGTGCGCCGGGCACACCATGCCCGGTACAATCAGCTGCTACTACAAAAATACATTTGCCTTTGCGGGATACCCAGTAGAAATCACCACTCACAACATCTTTAGGCATGAACAGGGTGAAATGTTCCCCCAGTATTCTCTCCATGCGTGCAGCCGAAGGGAGCAAGGCTCTCTGGATCATACCAGCATAGCGAAGACTTTTAACGATTTCCCGGTTATAAATATCTTCGGTATCAGATGTTTGGTTTGTCAACATAATTCCAGGCCTGTTGCTCACAATGGTAAATGAGACTTTCAGGGCAGAAATGTACAAAATATTAACATAATATCGTAAATGGCAGAATTCTTTTAACCTTTTAGGCCTGAAAATTGTTTATGTCAGCATTCTCAGACAAGTATTGAGGAGATATCGGACAAATTGTCGCTATCCTGACGTTAAAAGGGGTTTGGTAGATTTTTTGACAGAAACAAAATAAACTCTTAAAAATGGTGTTTCTTTAACTGATCTGACATTAACAATTAAACTTTTGAAAATGGCTCCAATCTGGATAATATTTATAGGTTTCATGCTGCTGAGCTGGCTTGTTGGAAACCAGCTCAAATCAAGGTTCAGGAAGTATTCGCAGATACCGGTGAACTATGGTATAACAGGCAGGGAAGTTGCCGAGAAGATGCTGCATGACAATGGAATTACCGATGTCAAGGTGAGATCTGTCGCAGGCAAGCTGACAGATCATTATCATCCGCTCCAGAAAACAGTTAACCTGAGCAGTGATGTATATAACGGTAACAGCGTGGCTGCTGCTGCCGTTGCAGCTCATGAATGTGGGCATGCAGTGCAGCATGCACGGGCATATGCTTTTCTGAAGATGAGGTCGGCGCTCGTGCCGGCTGTGAGCTTTGCTTCCAAATGGGTCCACTGGGTATTGCTCGCCGGGATACTGATGGTTGAGGCACAACCTGGGATCCTGCTTGCAGGTATAGTCCTGTTCGGACTTACCACGCTATTCAGCTTTATTACGCTGCCGGTCGAGGTAGATGCCAGCAGGCGTGCACTTGCATGGCTTAATCACAGTAATATAACAACCAGATCGACACATCCGCAGGCACAGGATGCCCTCAAATGGGCGGCATACACCTATGTAGTTGCAGCTTTGTCGTCGCTCGCTACATTGTTGTACTATATCTGGATCTTTATGGGACGACGCAATTGAATGAATTTACGCCTTTCCACTGTCAGCCCGGATGCCTGTCCCTGAAGGGCAGGTGCCCGGGCCTGTGGCCGGTTAGCTTTTTGCTTACCTGATCGTGGACTTTCTCTGAAGCGGCGGCTTGACCGTCAAAAACGGCATGTCTTCCAGGGCATGGCATGAGTTGCAGGTATTCAGCATCAGGTTGATGCGCCTGTCGAACATTTCGGGGTTCCTGGCATCTATGGCCTCTTCAACATCGGGAATGGCTTTGGTCATGAATTGCTGCGCCGATGCCGCCCTCGCGGGTCTCCGTTCAAGTCCGAGTTCCAGCGTCTCCTCAAGCTCTTCGATCTGGTGGGCGGCATATTCCCAGTTACCGTCCTGTCCCGCCCACCATAACTCCTGGAACCGGTAATCAACTTCCCACATTGCCTTTCCAAACCCGCCAAGGTGGTCGGCCACAGTCTCAAATTTTTCGGTTACATCGCCGGTAAGCCATCCTTCTGAGCCAACCGGACTGCCATGATCGCCATTGCATCCTGAAACAAATATTGCCGCTGCTGCAATAGTGATGGTAATGATTTTTCTGCTCATAACTGATAGGGTTTTTGGTTAGTAAATGATCCTAATAATAGAGTATATATTCAAATATAGGCTAATTGGAATAGAAATTCAATTCCCGGTCAAACAATGGTGCGGTGATCCAAATCAAAAAAAATATTACCCGGACTGTAACATTTTGTCCGCTGAGCGGTCTTATATGCAGAAGGTGTTCAAAAACGTACAACATTGTTTCGTAACCGGACACCATAGTTATTAACAAGATGAGGTTATGTAATTTAAATACAGTCTAATAAGTAGTTTGGCACAAAAACTGTTAAAAAGAGAGTTGAGACCAAACCTTAAAATGAAACAAGATGCAGATAGATTTGAAACCCAACGAAATGGTTGTAAAAGCCGGGAACTCCGACAGGCTTGAAAACGGAAGCAAAATTGACGGCAAGTTCATTGTAACAAACCAGAGAATTTACTTTAAGGGTTTGAACGGGAATGCAGGCAAGTATGACCTCGAGATAATGCCCTCGGATATCAGGGAGGTGCACTTTGTCAACACCGGGTTTCTCTCTCCGAACGGACTCAACCTGATCCTCAAGGGGGGACAGGAATTCAGGTTCAGGGTGAAGCAGAGAAACTCCTTCGGCGAACTGATAAACAGTATGTACTGATCTATTCCTATATATAACCGGCATTTTGCCGGCCCTTGACATCATGAGCAGTTCATGTTTTAACCCTTTCCGTTAAGCTTTCGCGGAAGGGGTTTTTTTGATGCAAAAATAATTGCCGAGGTGTCAGTCCAAAAAGCTTTGCCGAGGTACCAGTCCGCCAGGTTCCTGGCAGTAAAGTGTTTCACGCCCTTATTTACTATCCGGAAAGTTCTTTGGTTGACAGCATACCGCAGGCGGCAAGGATGTCTTCACCGCGTGACTGCCTTATGGTTGTGGTGATACCTTTCCTGCTGAGCCGGTCCCTGAAGCTTACCATGGTCCTTTCGTCTGCCGGTACGAGCTCCACACCCGGCACGGGATGGAACCTGATAAGGTTGATCCTGCAGCGAAGTCCGCTCAGCAGCCTGACCAGTTCCCTGGCATGGTAGGGTGTATCATTCAGTCCCCCGAACATTATATACTCGAACGAAATTCTCCTCTGCCTGCCGGCTTCGAATGATTTCAGCATCCCAATCATTGTCCCGAGGGGGAATGCTTTTGTTACCGGCATCAGTTCGCGGCGTTCTTCCTCAACGGGGCTGTGAAGACTGACCGCGAGATGGCAGTTGCTCTGATCGAGAAAAGTTCGTATCCCGCTGGTTATCCCGATAGTGGAAACAGTAATCCGGCGGGCACCAAAGCCGAAGCCCCAGGGAGAAGTAAGTATATCCAGGCTCTTCATTACCTCGGCAGTGTTGTCAAATGGCTCTCCCATGCCCATGTATACGATGTTGGTTATGCTGCTGCTTTCTTCAATCATTCTGAGCTGGTTGAGTATCTCACCTGCTGTGAGGTTGCATTGAAAACCCTGTTTGCCGGTGGCACAGAACAGGCACCCCATTTTACACCCAACCTGGGTTGACAGGCAGAGTGTGTGCCTGTTTTTTTCGGGGATAAAGACTGCTTCGATAAATTTGCCGCTCCTGGTGGGGAAGAGATATTTTTTTGTGCCGTCGGCCGAACAGACAAACTTGCTGAAAGGGGTCACCCCCATTTCATATTGCTGCGAAAGCTTTTCCCTGAAAGCTTTTGAAAGATTGGTCATCTCTCCGACAGATGCAGCCCTCTTTCCGTATATCCATTCTGCTATCTGCAGAGCAGAATATCCGGGCATTCCCAGGTTTTTTGCAACTGACTTCAGCTCTTCCAGGGTTTTTCCGAACAGGCTTTCCTTAACGGTTCCGGGCTTATCCATTACGATGTAAAGATAACAAGCTTAACGGTCAGTTTCTTTCAAAAGCCCTAAATTTCCTTTAAATTTACAGTGTACAGAAAATATTCAAAAAGAGGCATTATGAATAATCTTGATTACGGTGCTATAGGAAACTGCATGAGTGCAGCACTGGTATCCAGGGATGGATGGATCGACTGGTGCTGCCTGCCCGATTTCGGATCGCAATCGGTTTTTGCGAGAATACTCGATGCCGGGAAGGGAGGCACATTCGGCTTTGAATGCGACAGCGGCTACCAAACAGAACAGGAATACCTGCCTTCTACCAATATACTGGTTACAAGGTTTGAGAAGGGCGCTGACAGGTTCGAGGTGATCGATTTCATGCCGCGTTATTACAATGAAGACGGGGGATACTACGCTCCTCCCGATATTGTCCGTTACGTCGTGCATATTTCCGGGAAACCCCGGTTCAGGGTAGTGTATGACCCGAGGCTGAACTATGCAAAAGGGAAAACAGAGACCTTTGCAAACGATAATTATATCAAGAGCTTCAGCACAGAAGGAAAATATGAATCGGTCTATCTTTATACGGACTTTGATAAAGAGAGTATAATCGAAAGGAGGGAGATCACCCTGGAGCAAAATGCATTTTTCCTGATGTCATACAACCAGAAGATCCGTGCACAGGATATTAACAGGGTATATCTCAAATATGAAAGGACTAAGGTATACTGGCTCAACTGGTCGGAGAGGACCATCCACCTCAACATGTATGACAAGGAGATAAACCGGAGCGCCCTGGTGCTCAAACTGCTCACCTTTCAAAAGACCGGCGCTGTTCTTGCTGCAGCAACAACGTCACTGCCCGAGGCAATTGGTGAAGTGAGAAACTGGGACTACCGGTTCTGCTGGATAAGGGATGCAGCAATGACCATAAGGATCTTCAATAAGATAGCCCACACAAACGAGGCCCTGGGTTTTCTGAAGTTCATCATCGACGTTACCCCGGCAAAGGATGAACGGATACAGATAATGTACGGCATAAGGGGAGAGAGAAGGCTGAAGGAGCGTTTCCTTGATCACCTCGACGGCTATTTCGGATCAAAACCGGTCAGGATAGGAAATGCCGCCTACAAACAGAAGCAGCATGATATTTACGGGGTGCTGATGGATGTGATTTACCAGGATATGACGATGTACCAGGTATCAACCGAACATGCCGAAGAGCTGTGGACGATTGTGCGCAGCATAGTCAAATCGGTAGAGGTTAACTGGAAGAAACCTGACAAGGGGATCTGGGAGATCCGTTCGGAGGGCAGCCACTTTACCTTCTCAAAACTGTTGTGCTGGGTAGCGGTTGACAGGGCCATCAGAATTGCGCAGATACTGAGAATGGGTGATTATGTAAGGGATTGGACCAGTCTGAAGCGCACGATAAGCGACGAGATACACAGTAGAGCCTGGAACCCGGAATTGCAGGCCTTCACACAATCCTACGGAAGCGATAATATGGATGCGTCAAACCTGCTGATGGAAACATACGGCTTTTTGGAGGCATCGGATCCGAAATTTATAAGCACGGTAGAGGCCATCCAAAGGGAATTGCTGAATGACGGACTTATGTACAGGTACAGGAATGAGGATGATTTCGGGTTGCCCACAACCTCATTCACAATCTGCAATTTCTGGCTTGTGACCAGCCTGTGCAGGATCGGCAGGAGAGACGAGGCCGAAGAGATGTTCAACAGGTTGCTTACGTACAGTAACCACGTGGGACTGTTCAGCGAGGACATTGAGTTCGGCACCCACAGGCTGCTCGGTAATTTTCCGCAGGCATATTCGCACCTTGCACTCATCGAATCGGCAATGGCGCTGGCAAAGGGTACAACCAGCGAATCAAAGGTTTTCAGGGCACTCGAAAAACCATGAAACTCCGGTTCAGCGTGAACTGAAATCTGGAAATTTGTAATAAATTTGCAGAAATGGTCCCGTTTATTTATATATACACGACCCCCAAGTTTCTTTATCTCAATATAAAGAAGAGGGATACCTGTCACTTCCTGCGCTTCTGACAAGCCACCCGGCAGCTTACTTTATGATCATGCCGGAAACCGACGCCCGTTTTAATTTAAAACCTTTACAAACGATTAATTATATGGAACTTCCATTTGCAGAATCATATAAGATAAAGATGGTCGAGGCCATCAGGAGAAGTACCCGCGATGAACGTGAAAAATGGATCAGGGAGGCCGGATATAATGTGTTCAACCTTACCAGTGCGCAGGTTTATATAGACCTGCTTACCGATTCAGGCACCGGCGCGATGAGCGACAGGCAATGGTCGGCCATGATGGTTGGCGACGAGAGTTACGCAGGTGCATCGAGCTACTACAAACTAAAGGATGTCATCAAAGATATAACCGGGTTTGAATGGTTCCTGCCGACACACCAGGGCAGGGCTGCCGAGAACGTATTGTTCTCAGCACTAGTTAAGGAGGGGGACATTGTTCCCGGCAACTCCCATTTTGACACAACAAAAGGCCATATTGAATTCAGGAAGGCGGCGGCGGCGGACTGCACTGTTGATGCTGCAGAAGATACCACACTAGACCACCCCTTCAAGGGCAATATCGATCTGCTGAAACTCGAAGATGTGCTCAGCAGCTACCCGGCCGAACGAATTCCATTCGTTATCGTTACCATTACCTGCAATTCCGGCGGAGGACAGCCGGTATCGATGGACAACCTGAGGGCTGTACGAGAAATGGCCAACCGCTTCGGGGTTCCTGTTATATTCGATGCTGCAAGGTTTGCCGAGAATGCATACTTCATAAAGGAGAGGGAAAAGCTCTACAGCGATAAAAGTATTAATGAGATAGTGCGCGAGATGTTCTCATATGCCGATGCAATGACGATGAGCAGCAAAAAAGACGGGATTGTCAATATGGGTGGATTCATTGCATTCCGCAGGGAGGAGTGGTTCAGGAGGGCTTCGGTATACAGCATCATGTTTGAGGGTTTCATTACCTACGGGGGAATGTCAGGGCGCGACATGAACGCGCTTGCCCAGGGACTTGTGGAAGGGACCGATTATGAGTATTTGCGCACAAGGATAAGGCAGATTGAATACCTGGACGGGTTGCTGAGGCATTACAACATCCCGGTTCAGACACCTGTTGGCGGACATGCCGTTTTTGTTGATGCAGGCAGGTTCTTGCCGCACCTGCCCAGGGAGGAGTTTGTGGGGCAGGCCCTGGTGGTTGAGCTGTACAGGGAAGCGGGTGTAAGGGCTACAGAGATCGGCACATTGCTGGCAGACAGGGACCCGGTAACAAGAGAGAACCGTTATCCGGCAGTCGAATTTGTAAGGCTGGCCGTTCCCAGGCGTGTATATACGAACAACCATATGGATGTGGTTGCAGCAGCACTGAAGAATATATACGACAGACGGGATGAGATAAAGAGGGGATACAGGATCGTTAAGGAGGCGCCTATAATGCGGCATTTTACGATACAGCTTGAACCTGTGGAATGATGTTGTTCAGGCGAAAGCCGGCATTAAGTTTCCGGTTGGATTATTCATTCAGGCCGTTTAGCGAGTTAAGCATTTCCCAGTGCGAAGCTGTAAAATCGGCAAGGCTGTCGAGGCAGATATCGGCAATACCGAACCTGGGGTTGGTGCGGTTACTTTCTTCAGGTACGGCCATGGCTCTCATCCTTGCCGCTTTTGCTGCTATAAGCCCTGCAAGTGAGTCTTCAATTGCCAGGCAGTGTGCAGGATCAACACCCAGCTTCACGGCCGTGGTAATATAGACGGCAGGATGAGGCTTGCCGTAATCCTCATGTGCGGCGCTATGGATTATCCCGAACTGATCAAGGAGTCCCAGCCTGTTTAAAATCCGGCCGATCACTCCGGGTGATGACGACGAGGCCAGTGCCATGGGTAGCCCCATGCTTTTGAAAAAGCCAATGATCCCGGTAACGCCGCGGGCAGCTTCACCCTTTTTATCAATGATATCGCATACGGCCTCTTCGATCTCCCTGCCTACCTCTTCCTGTGATTTTCCTTTCCATGGTTTGTAGCTGTACCAGTGCGCCACGGCCTCGTCGGTACGGAGCCCGGTGGTCTGGCGGCACAGCTCACTATTCAGGTTTATACCCACTTTCCGGAAAACTTCTATCTCAGCCTCACGCCACAGCGGCTCGGAATCTATCAGCACCCCATCCATGTCGAAAATCACAGCTTTTATCATAGTTCCCGGGTTTTGACGGCAAAGATACTTTTTTCTGTTTAAATTTGCCATTTGCGCCGACTTCATAGCCTCTGTTTAAATGAGTGTTTTTCACTTCAAACAACCATATGACAAATACAAATATCAACAAATGCATTTCTTCAATAATGTCTCCCTGTATTTTGATTGCATTTTTTTTGGCATTAAACTTTCCGGGATTC
Coding sequences:
- a CDS encoding zinc metallopeptidase, which translates into the protein MAPIWIIFIGFMLLSWLVGNQLKSRFRKYSQIPVNYGITGREVAEKMLHDNGITDVKVRSVAGKLTDHYHPLQKTVNLSSDVYNGNSVAAAAVAAHECGHAVQHARAYAFLKMRSALVPAVSFASKWVHWVLLAGILMVEAQPGILLAGIVLFGLTTLFSFITLPVEVDASRRALAWLNHSNITTRSTHPQAQDALKWAAYTYVVAALSSLATLLYYIWIFMGRRN
- the rlmN gene encoding 23S rRNA (adenine(2503)-C(2))-methyltransferase RlmN → MDKPGTVKESLFGKTLEELKSVAKNLGMPGYSALQIAEWIYGKRAASVGEMTNLSKAFREKLSQQYEMGVTPFSKFVCSADGTKKYLFPTRSGKFIEAVFIPEKNRHTLCLSTQVGCKMGCLFCATGKQGFQCNLTAGEILNQLRMIEESSSITNIVYMGMGEPFDNTAEVMKSLDILTSPWGFGFGARRITVSTIGITSGIRTFLDQSNCHLAVSLHSPVEEERRELMPVTKAFPLGTMIGMLKSFEAGRQRRISFEYIMFGGLNDTPYHARELVRLLSGLRCRINLIRFHPVPGVELVPADERTMVSFRDRLSRKGITTTIRQSRGEDILAACGMLSTKELSG
- a CDS encoding glycoside hydrolase family 15 protein, whose product is MNNLDYGAIGNCMSAALVSRDGWIDWCCLPDFGSQSVFARILDAGKGGTFGFECDSGYQTEQEYLPSTNILVTRFEKGADRFEVIDFMPRYYNEDGGYYAPPDIVRYVVHISGKPRFRVVYDPRLNYAKGKTETFANDNYIKSFSTEGKYESVYLYTDFDKESIIERREITLEQNAFFLMSYNQKIRAQDINRVYLKYERTKVYWLNWSERTIHLNMYDKEINRSALVLKLLTFQKTGAVLAAATTSLPEAIGEVRNWDYRFCWIRDAAMTIRIFNKIAHTNEALGFLKFIIDVTPAKDERIQIMYGIRGERRLKERFLDHLDGYFGSKPVRIGNAAYKQKQHDIYGVLMDVIYQDMTMYQVSTEHAEELWTIVRSIVKSVEVNWKKPDKGIWEIRSEGSHFTFSKLLCWVAVDRAIRIAQILRMGDYVRDWTSLKRTISDEIHSRAWNPELQAFTQSYGSDNMDASNLLMETYGFLEASDPKFISTVEAIQRELLNDGLMYRYRNEDDFGLPTTSFTICNFWLVTSLCRIGRRDEAEEMFNRLLTYSNHVGLFSEDIEFGTHRLLGNFPQAYSHLALIESAMALAKGTTSESKVFRALEKP
- a CDS encoding tryptophanase, which produces MELPFAESYKIKMVEAIRRSTRDEREKWIREAGYNVFNLTSAQVYIDLLTDSGTGAMSDRQWSAMMVGDESYAGASSYYKLKDVIKDITGFEWFLPTHQGRAAENVLFSALVKEGDIVPGNSHFDTTKGHIEFRKAAAADCTVDAAEDTTLDHPFKGNIDLLKLEDVLSSYPAERIPFVIVTITCNSGGGQPVSMDNLRAVREMANRFGVPVIFDAARFAENAYFIKEREKLYSDKSINEIVREMFSYADAMTMSSKKDGIVNMGGFIAFRREEWFRRASVYSIMFEGFITYGGMSGRDMNALAQGLVEGTDYEYLRTRIRQIEYLDGLLRHYNIPVQTPVGGHAVFVDAGRFLPHLPREEFVGQALVVELYREAGVRATEIGTLLADRDPVTRENRYPAVEFVRLAVPRRVYTNNHMDVVAAALKNIYDRRDEIKRGYRIVKEAPIMRHFTIQLEPVE
- the hxpB gene encoding hexitol phosphatase HxpB, encoding MIKAVIFDMDGVLIDSEPLWREAEIEVFRKVGINLNSELCRQTTGLRTDEAVAHWYSYKPWKGKSQEEVGREIEEAVCDIIDKKGEAARGVTGIIGFFKSMGLPMALASSSSPGVIGRILNRLGLLDQFGIIHSAAHEDYGKPHPAVYITTAVKLGVDPAHCLAIEDSLAGLIAAKAARMRAMAVPEESNRTNPRFGIADICLDSLADFTASHWEMLNSLNGLNE